In Nocardioides marinus, one DNA window encodes the following:
- a CDS encoding helix-turn-helix domain-containing protein, which yields MVLFRRLLGEVLRAHRVDRGMTLREVSAEARVSLGYISEIERGQKEASSELLASLCGALDVPLSSVLRSVSDAVALEEAAMAPTPIPVLPVDARVAASVASAA from the coding sequence ATGGTGCTGTTCCGACGTCTCCTGGGTGAGGTGCTCCGCGCCCACCGCGTGGATCGGGGCATGACGCTGCGCGAGGTCTCCGCCGAGGCGCGTGTCAGCCTCGGCTACATCTCCGAGATCGAGCGGGGGCAGAAGGAGGCTTCCTCCGAGCTGCTCGCCTCGCTGTGCGGTGCGCTCGACGTGCCGCTGTCCTCGGTGCTGCGCTCGGTCTCCGACGCCGTGGCGCTCGAGGAGGCCGCGATGGCCCCCACCCCGATCCCGGTGCTGCCGGTCGACGCCCGCGTGGCCGCCTCGGTCGCCTCCGCCGCCTGA